CGGAACATGTTCCCTCACAAGAGGACCAAGAAACGACGATAGGGTTACTGAACCAGGTCCAACATGCTCACCAATGTCATTGAATGTGACCATAATCTTATCATTGGGATTTTCAGCCACTCTACGCAACTTTGTAggtcctcttttttttttttttgaaacttcctCCCCTGCTAGCTCAACTCCTTCAGTACTAGGAATCTCATCATCTTGCGCAGTGCCATCTTCTTCCATATCGCGAgcttcttcttcgcaagcttCCTCTTCGTTCCCTTTCTCATTAAGAACTCCATCATCTTCCATATTGGCCggttcttcttcattctctttcccattgagatctccatcttcttcattctctttcccattgacatcgccatcttcttcatcctctttcccattgacatcctcttcatcgtctttatcttcttcagaCATTGACTTCTCAGCCTGATCATCCTTATCTTCGGGTGTTACATCTTCTACTTCATCATCCTGAGCAGGTGTTACATCTTGTACTTCATCATCCTTAGGAGGTGTAACATCTTCTACCTCATCATCGTCAGATGGTGTTACATCTTCTATGTAATCATCTTCAGCAGCCACTTTCTTGATTCTACTACTTCTTCTCGTTGGCGTTAAAACTAAATTCTTTTTAGGGGAAGCCGTTTTCTTTGCTGTTCTTTTCTTCACTTTTAGTTGCGGTGCCTTGTCCTCTTGATCTACTACCTCCAAGCCTTGATTACGTTTACTCCGACGAGAACCAACTTGTCCTCTTGTCTTTGCCATTTCTGAAACTGATAAACAAATCCAAAATCAAATCAAGCCATtcgatcaaaaaatctaaacccaaaatcaaatcgaaaccttcaatcatattcaaaatcaaactgaaaccCACAATCATATTCAAAACCTAATCGAAACCCACAATCATATTCAAAACCTAATCGAAACGCACAATCAAAATCGAATCATGTGTTAACGCGGACATGCATGTGAAAAGAGATTTGAATCAAAgagaaacccaaaatcaaaGAGATTCGACTCGAGAGAACCAGTCTCTATTCTAAACTCAGAATCAAATCGAAACTCATACCAATTGAAGCTTCGACTCGAGAGAACTCTGAAGAACTTCGATGAGTCGGTTTTGATTTTGAGGAATGTGAAGAGAGTGAAGTGAAGAGAATGAAGTCTCGGTTTCGATTAATacttaagttatttttaatatattttttcatatacgatagcatttagtttttgatttgcaATGGTAAGGCGCCTCCACTTACCAAATTAACACggctgaattattttattttcccgcGACTACAAAGATAGCTTATACATTTCAAAAACGCTATTATAAAGGCCCGTGTTTATATACAATAGCAGAGAAGCAAAAAACGCTATGCTACGACGCTATTAATACTCACATTTACTGTAGTGAGTATTTGCGCCTGTGCCTCAACTAGAGACTATACGACTACACATCAGTATTGCAGCAATAAATGGATGGGAAGTGCATCATTTAGACATCAAGactgcatttctacaaggataATTAAAAGAGACGGTCCATGTAATGCAGCTTGAAGGTTTCTTCGTAAGGCTCTATATGGATTAAGACATGCACCAAGAGCctagaacaacaaaataaattggATTCTTCTAgatttaagtttttaaaaaatgttccaaagagcCATCAGTCCATAGAAAGGTCTTGAAGTGGTCTAATATTTGTTGCAGTTTATGTAGACGAGATATTTGTCACATGAGCAAACGAAAAGATCATTGGAGAGTTCAATAGGGAGATGGCATCAAAGTTTGACACGAGCGATCTTGGTAAGTTAACATACTAATCGAGGTTGGCCAATATGAGGGAGGAATAACTTTAAACCAGATACGTTATGCGTTAAGAGTCCTCGAAGAAGGTGGAATGAAGAACTGCAATATGACTCATACGCCAATGGAGTTCAGGATGAAGCTATCAAAAGCCGACAGTGAAAGAGATATCGATTCTACGATCTATATATAGGAGGAATGTTGGGTATTTTAGGTACCTTCTTAACACCAGGCCGGATCTTTCATTTGCAGTGGGAGTATTGAGTCGCTATATGCAACGACCAAAAGAATCACATGGTGCTGCGATGAAGCATTGTCTAAGATATCTTCAAGGTTCCACTTCGTACGGCTTGGTTTTTACACGTGCAACACCAGAGATACTGAAGCTCGTTGGCTACAGTGATAGCAGCCATAATGTTGAACCGAATGATGGCAAAAGCACTACAGGCCATTTTCTATCTTGGCAAAAGCTTGATCACATGTTGCTCACAAAGCAAGAAACAGTTGCATTATCTTCGTGTGAGGCTGAGTTCATGACAGAAACTAAAGTGGCTAAAAAAGCTATATGCTTACAAGAGCTATTGAGTGAAGGCACCGAACTACCGTGTGAGAGAGTGGTCATCAAGATCAAACCCGGTCTTCCATGGTAGAAACAAACACATTCATTCAAAGTATCATTTTATAAGAGAGTCTGTGGAGAATGGTCAAGTGAGGGTGGAGCACGTCTCAAGTGATAAATAAAAGGCAGACATATTGACCAAAGTGTTATGAAAGATCAAGTTCTCTGAGATGAGAAACCTCATCGGTATTCAAGATTTGTCAAGAAAGGATTTCAAACTTTAGGAGGAGAATGTTGGATTAAGCTTGAATGAAAAGAAAACTTGAGATACAAGTTAATGACCTAATCCTACCGGGTTAGGAGTTATCTAGATATATTACCTAATAGGATTATGAACTATTAATCTCTGTATAAGGAGATGTCAAGTTGTGCAATAACTTATGAGTTTAGAGATTAAATGTTTGAGAGCTTAAGTGCTGAGTTATTTTCTTAAGCAATAAAAAGAGTTATTCTTTATACAATCTTTGAATTCTATAGTTTGGAAGATCGCTAATGTTCTTCAATTCTTCACAGCCCTAGAAGGAAGACGACCTGGTTTGTGCCTTGCCTTTCTGAAGCTATCGTCTCCGGAATCCTTTGAGTTGTCTGCTTGTGTGAAGGGACCGGAATCTAGAGCCATGAACGTCGGCTTCCTTCAGTCAGTGACGCTCCAGTGCTCTACTTACTGGCTTCGTATCTCTTCAGTTTGGTTCCATAGGGCTTGTCTTGTCTTCTAGAGTTATTGGCGTCTAGATTGGGCTTCTCCGGTCTAGTTTTGGGGCAGGGACTTACCTAACCTTCTCCAAAGTCCTTTGGAGTCGCCTTCAGGGCAACCTCTCTGTTATTCTCCGGCTAAATCTTTAATGGTCTCTGTTCCTTTTACAGTGTTCCAGCGTTTCTCCTGGTGCTTCGATCAACTAGgatgaaattattttttcattttatcagTTTGTCACAGCTCTAATCATAGTTCTTGCGGCTTGATTAAACCTGAAGTGTGGTCTATGtgtctttttatcttttttttgggGACATTTAGCCACCCAAATGGCTTTAACAAGCAGAATGGGTTTCAGTTGCATATAACAAGCAGAATGGGTATCAGTTGCAAATAACAAGCAGAATGGGTATCAGTTGCATACTGATTATGAATGAAATTcacatttatcaaaaaaaagaaagaaaagaaatagtGATTATATATGAGATGCTAATTAAGTAAAACAAAGTAGAATGAACACGTAACTAGAACTTATAGTTCAAGCATGAAACCCAGCTAAAAGATCCATCATTGCTCATCGGCTTTTGTCTTGACGGTTGATTCCAAAGGCTTGGAGCGTAAAATAACACAAATCTTGAAAAGCACCACATAAGAGAAGATGCCCCACAAACTTTTGGTCAGAAATCTTAACAGAACATCGACAGGTTCGGTTTCATGGTGAGCGCAACTGTCGTTATGTGTTATTGCGCCACAGAGGAATAAGAACACACATAGGAGAGTTTTGTGACCTGACACAGCGACTCGGAATTCATTAAGTTGCCAATCGTGGATACGTTTCTTGTAAGGGAAGGAAGAAATTATGAATACAAAGAAAGTCACCAAGTATGCGGAGACGATCACAACATCAACAGCTTCCTCCTGCTTCTTTAAGGTTTCAACGAAAGACACCATCATCGCTCGAAAGAACCTGTATTTTTCAGACAAGGAagatttttatgttaattaggaagaaaaaggaagaagaatagATAGGCTTCACAATTAGTTTACCTTTGCAACAAAACAGCTTCTGTCTTTTATtcccttatatatatatgctttcaAAACCCTTTATGATACagttactttcttttttttgctaagtaTGATACAGTTACTTAAAAATACGTCTGCTCAGCTCACCTATACGATTTTCCATATGTCAACTAAAATGTCTCTCTCACAGAAGGAATATTACCAAATCTAGTATGTTAAGTATGTTAATAACGCTTGGAAAAAGGTAATTAGTTACACCCAAAACGAAAAAGGATAAATCAGTTTGCGGAATGGTATATTAATGTCTCGTTGAAAAAGGTATATCCATAtgatatactaatatatatttaagatttaaattGAAGGGTGtggtttaagatttaaattaataattttaaaatattttcaaaaaagaattttttttttgatttcaaaataaaatttcaaaagacaaatttgaaaaaatcaaaaaaagtttgaatattGAACAAAGTTTTTTGTCGAAAATAcgattttaactttttattatgAGCAATTCTCGTAAATAGACTTTTTAAAGTTTccatctccaaaatagcaccttaaACTAAAAGTCACAAATATAACATTCATCAATAGGCTACCCCTACATACAATATCaagtataattaaataaaaaaaaacttttgctTCTCTCGACATTTCCGTCGCCGGTTTCGGCGACAAACACATGGGACGAACACATGCGACGACACCGACGACGACACCAGCGACGACACCGACGACGACGACATCGGTGTTAAAATCACGACGAATCTATATTGACAACACTCTTAACAGTGAAATTGAAACTTACACATGTAAGTTTGAGGTTTtcaattgttatttgtaattagggattttgattcaaaatttgtGGGTTTCACTTCAGTGATGTTGCATGAGCATTTCAGCTTAAACAAATGGAACCTTCTTCATATTCTCAGTGAAGCTTACCATGGCTATGGAGATGATTGTTTTTTTGTCAAGCTCTCTTCTTCACTATTGTGGTTTCAGATTTATGGGCTTGGAGCTTCTATTGTCAACACTTCACTTTCCCACACGGATTTTGATTTACGGAACAAGTTCTTGAATCCAAAAACTCCTGCTATAGGCACACACCATCAAGAACGCAAATGCTCATCAGAGCAGGGCGGTTTGTAATCTGAAGGCTTTTAGGGGACCGGCTGTAACAGGAACTCCTATTCAGAGTGGTTCGTTTGATTTGTACTCCCTGATGGCGTTTCTCAGGTTCGAGCCATTTTCCATAAAGAGTTATTGGCAAAGCTTGATACAACACCCGCTTGGTCAAGGGAACAAGAACAGGCTCTCACGTTTACAGGTAAAGACAACATTCacttctatatatatgttatatgtttCAGTTTATTGGTGGAAGCTATTCACTTAGATGTTTTCTCAGGTTTTGATGGCGACAACCTCGTTGCGGAGAACAAAGGAAAAGAGTTTGATTGGGTTGCCACCTAAGAACGTCAGATATATGATCACATGGAAGGAGAAGCCAAAGGTCTTGTCCAGAATCTTATAAACAGTGGAAGCTTGATGCGTAACTACTCAACAGTTTTGAGCATAATATTACGGCTTACACAGCTTTATGACGATGTTTCTCTTTGCCCTCCAGAGTTAAGGTCTTTGAACACTTTAACATCTATCGAAGGTACAGAAACAAAACagttatttgttattatt
This genomic stretch from Brassica napus cultivar Da-Ae chromosome C9, Da-Ae, whole genome shotgun sequence harbors:
- the LOC125592951 gene encoding high mobility group nucleosome-binding domain-containing protein 5-like, coding for MAKTRGQVGSRRSKRNQGLEVVDQEDKAPQLKVKKRTAKKTASPKKNLVLTPTRRSSRIKKVAAEDDYIEDVTPSDDDEVEDVTPPKDDEVQDVTPAQDDEVEDVTPEDKDDQAEKSMSEEDKDDEEDVNGKEDEEDGDVNGKENEEDGDLNGKENEEEPANMEDDGVLNEKGNEEEACEEEARDMEEDGTAQDDEIPSTEGVELAGEEVSKKKKRGPTKLRRVAENPNDKIMVTFNDIGEHVGPGSVTLSSFLGPLVREHVPVTLADWRKLDAATKATMWEEIQGRFNLQEEWQKAVIFKQLGNVWRAGKSRLVSQVRVAKTAAERIALKPSNIPSLQLWNTWVKSKTTKSFTETSNKYRAMRRNQIPHTTSRKGMLRLADDMVKE